In Cicer arietinum cultivar CDC Frontier isolate Library 1 chromosome 1, Cicar.CDCFrontier_v2.0, whole genome shotgun sequence, one DNA window encodes the following:
- the LOC101493362 gene encoding hypothetical protein At1g04090-like — MAFDSGTFSDDLEMDRRSYGSDNSSPEEDPSVGTGNSSYCHADTPVWPPGDGFANGIIDLGGGLLVSQISTFKKVWTTYEGGPDDLGATFFEPTDLPEGFFMLGCYCQPNNKPLHGWILVGKDNYSSTTNGALKKPHDYKLVCNIKSIQNKQDEEGYIWLPIAHDGYKVVGHVVTTSKEKPSLDRIMCVRSDLADECVKYKSMILWRNNNKRFNVYDVRPIKRGIEAKGVYVGTFLAQSGRTKSKTCSIVCLKNLNARLFSSMPNLNQIKTLIKTYSPYMYLHPMERYRPSSVEWFFNNGALLYEKRRGIIKECPIESTGSNLPKEDSKDDDVAVTYWMDLPVDEAKREIVKKGDLLSSKAYVHVKPILGGTFSDIVMWVFYPFNGGARAKVAFMNIPLRSKGEHVGDWEHVTLRVSNFSGELWRVYLSQHSKGQWVDACDVEFQNDNNRPMVYSSLHGHALFPRAGLVMQGVRGFGIRNDAAKSDVVMDMVKGFELVAAEYLGSEIREPPWLNYGMNWGPKEGPKGPKQKDFWKGDER, encoded by the exons ATGGCCTTTGATTCTGGAACTTTCTCTGATGATCTAGAGATGGACAGGCGTAGCTATGGCAGTGATAACAGTTCTCCAGAGGAAGACCCTAGTGTG GGAACTGGGAACTCATCATATTGCCAC GCTGATACACCAGTTTGGCCACCAG GGGATGGATTTGCCAATGGTATCATTGACCTGGGTGGTGGGTTGCTAGTGTCACAAATTTCGACATTCAAGAAAGTTTGGACCACTTATGAAGGCGGACCAGATGATCTTGGAGCTACATTTTTTGAGCCAACAGATCTACCTGAAGGGTTCTTTATGCTAGGATGTTACTGCCAACCCAACAACAAACCTCTTCATGGTTGGATTCTTGTGGGGAAAGATAACTACTCTTCAACCACAAATGGAGCTTTAAAGAAACCACATGATTACAAATTGGTATGTAACATCAAATCTATACAAAACAAACAAGATGAAGAAGGATATATTTGGTTACCAATAGCACATGATGGTTATAAAGTTGTTGGCCATGTTGTCACTACCTCAAAAGAGAAGCCTTCATTAGACAGAATCATGTGTGTTAGATCTGACCTCGCTGATGAATGTGTCAAATACAAATCAATGATACTTTGGAGAAATAACAACAAGAGGTTTAATGTTTATGATGTTAGACCAATCAAGAGAGGTATTGAAGCTAAAGGTGTTTATGTAGGAACATTCTTAGCTCAAAGTGGAAGGACAAAGTCTAAAACTTGTTCTattgtttgtttgaaaaatttgaatgcTAGATTATTTTCTTCCATGCCTAATTTAAACCAAATTAAGACATTAATCAAAACTTATTCTCCTTATATGTACTTACATCCTATGGAAAGGTATCGTCCTTCATCTGTGGAATGGTTTTTCAATAATGGGGCATTACTCTATGAGAAAAGAAGGGGTATAATCAAAGAGTGTCCAATAGAATCAACAGGTTCTAACCTTCCTAAAGAAGATTCCAAAGATGATGATGTTGCTgtcacttattggatggactTGCCTGTGGATGAGGCTAAGAGAGAAATAGTCAAAAAAGGAGATTTGTTAAGTTCCAAAGCTTATGTTCATGTTAAACCAATTTTAGGAGGAACTTTTAGTGATATAGTTATGTGGGTGTTTTATCCATTTAATGGGGGTGCAAGAGCAAAAGTGGCATTCATGAACATTCCTTTGAGGAGTAAAGGAGAGCATGTGGGGGATTGGGAGCATGTGACATTAAGGGTAAGCAATTTTAGTGGAGAATTATGGAGGGTTTATTTATCACAACATAGCAAGGGTCAATGGGTGGATGCATGTGATGTTGAGTTCCAAAATGATAATAATAGGCCTATGGTTTATTCTTCTTTACATGGTCATGCCTTGTTTCCTAGAGCTGGTCTTGTTATGCAAGGTGTTAGAGGGTTTGGTATAAGGAATGATGCAGCTAAAAGTGATGTGGTGATGGATATGGTAAAAGGATTTGAATTAGTTGCTGCTGAATATTTGGGGTCAGAGATTAGAGAGCCACCTTGGTTGAACTATGGGATGAATTGGGGTCCAAAGGAAGGGCCCAAGGGTCCAAAACAAAAGGATTTTTGGAAAGGAGATGAAAGGTGA